One Candidatus Sulfurimonas baltica DNA segment encodes these proteins:
- a CDS encoding GNAT family N-acetyltransferase, which translates to MQIRELDLKELFTAYEVVSQLRTKLSYKEFEDLIYDMRDMEYKMIGIMDGEELITYAGVAVSTNLYHKRHLYVYDLVTDVKYRNSGYGKMMLEYLLDYAKMGMCKNIVLSSSFEKEDAHCFYEANGFSKKSFVFFKKTY; encoded by the coding sequence ATGCAAATAAGAGAACTAGATTTAAAAGAGCTTTTCACCGCCTATGAAGTTGTATCTCAACTTAGAACAAAGTTGTCATATAAAGAGTTTGAAGACTTGATTTATGACATGAGAGATATGGAGTATAAAATGATAGGGATTATGGATGGGGAAGAGCTAATCACCTACGCAGGTGTTGCCGTTTCTACTAACCTCTACCATAAAAGACACCTGTATGTTTATGATTTGGTAACAGATGTAAAGTACAGAAATAGTGGGTATGGAAAAATGATGCTTGAATATTTGCTAGATTATGCAAAGATGGGGATGTGCAAGAATATAGTTTTATCTTCAAGTTTTGAAAAAGAGGATGCGCATTGTTTTTACGAAGCAAATGGCTTTAGTAAAAAAAGCTTTGTTTTTTTTAAAAAAACTTACTGA
- a CDS encoding type II toxin-antitoxin system RelE/ParE family toxin translates to MVTINWTDEASFWLKDIHDYIAQDNPKIAKKVVNEIFTKTQILSTFPKVGYAYENDSNNEVRILLYGHYRIAYLIKDTETIDILGVFHGALAIERYL, encoded by the coding sequence ATGGTAACTATCAACTGGACTGATGAAGCCAGTTTTTGGTTAAAAGACATCCATGACTATATTGCACAAGACAATCCTAAAATAGCTAAAAAAGTTGTAAATGAAATTTTTACAAAAACTCAAATTTTATCTACATTCCCAAAAGTTGGTTATGCATACGAAAATGATTCAAATAACGAAGTTAGAATCTTGCTTTATGGACATTATAGAATTGCTTATCTTATCAAAGATACTGAGACCATTGATATTCTAGGTGTATTTCATGGAGCTTTAGCGATAGAAAGATATTTATAA
- a CDS encoding TIGR03546 family protein, with amino-acid sequence MYKTIKKLFKALNSSGKSWQISGAIVLAMFSGFLPSSTLILLFILFISLVLNINFSLFLVFTLIFSGVGYLFDPLFESIGYSILTSEGLNSIFTDMYNSTIWKWSAFNYTLVTGALVVSLILVVPMMMILNKLITLYRVQIGQKLNEWKFTKWMGVFNEEAQNTSIFRWWGIGVFKVSVILIAIIFVFLFDPLVKSTMEKELSRALETQVNIKSFSSDFFNLHVEISGIEIADKDKLTHNLVQLNKIDFDLGFSALIQKKAFIETLHVDALSFDEKRASAAKAYSESSSSKTTKEQSDKQEKSSDMSNPFTMPNVDDILAKEKLQSIEEAKAFKADVEETKVEQNICRA; translated from the coding sequence ATGTATAAAACAATCAAAAAACTATTTAAAGCATTAAACTCTTCAGGCAAATCTTGGCAAATATCAGGAGCCATTGTTTTAGCAATGTTTTCAGGGTTTTTACCATCTTCTACGCTAATACTATTATTTATCCTTTTCATATCTCTAGTATTAAATATAAACTTTAGTCTATTTTTAGTATTTACTTTAATTTTTAGTGGTGTTGGATATTTGTTTGACCCTCTTTTTGAGTCTATTGGTTACAGCATCTTAACAAGTGAAGGTTTAAACTCAATCTTTACTGACATGTATAATTCTACAATCTGGAAATGGTCTGCTTTTAACTACACTTTAGTTACTGGTGCATTAGTTGTTTCTTTAATCTTAGTAGTGCCTATGATGATGATTTTAAACAAGCTTATAACTCTTTACAGAGTGCAAATAGGACAAAAGCTAAATGAATGGAAGTTTACAAAGTGGATGGGTGTTTTTAATGAAGAAGCCCAAAATACATCTATTTTTCGCTGGTGGGGAATTGGTGTTTTTAAAGTTTCTGTTATTTTAATCGCTATTATTTTTGTTTTTTTATTTGACCCACTTGTAAAAAGTACAATGGAAAAAGAGCTTTCTCGTGCTCTTGAAACTCAAGTAAATATCAAAAGTTTTTCTTCTGACTTTTTCAATCTACATGTAGAGATATCAGGGATAGAAATTGCAGATAAAGACAAACTAACACACAATTTAGTTCAGCTAAACAAGATTGATTTTGACCTTGGTTTTTCTGCACTTATTCAAAAAAAAGCATTTATTGAGACTCTACATGTAGATGCTCTGTCTTTTGATGAAAAAAGAGCAAGTGCAGCTAAAGCATACTCTGAAAGTTCTTCTTCAAAAACAACTAAAGAGCAAAGTGATAAACAAGAAAAATCATCTGACATGTCAAACCCTTTTACCATGCCTAATGTTGATGACATCTTGGCAAAAGAAAAACTACAGTCAATTGAAGAGGCGAAAGCATTTAAGGCTGATGTTGAAGAAACAAAAGTGGAGCAAAATATCTGCCGAGCTTAA
- a CDS encoding SEC-C metal-binding domain-containing protein, translated as MISKVQRNESCPCGSGKKFKKCCATI; from the coding sequence ATCATCTCTAAAGTACAGAGAAATGAAAGTTGTCCATGTGGAAGTGGGAAGAAATTTAAAAAGTGTTGTGCTACAATATAA
- a CDS encoding YchJ family protein, which yields MSCICGNKKDYNECCGAIINSKTKANSAEELMRSRYSAYVKGDSAYLLKTALKENLHVDDAKLIEEFSNSVEWLKLDVLHVEKNIVEFKAYYKENEKINVLHEKSNFIFKDDMWLYVDGELFNSKIERNESCPCGSGKKFKKCCA from the coding sequence ATGAGCTGTATATGTGGGAATAAAAAAGATTATAATGAGTGTTGTGGAGCAATTATAAATTCTAAAACAAAAGCAAACTCTGCTGAGGAGTTAATGCGAAGCAGATATAGTGCTTATGTAAAGGGAGATAGTGCTTATCTTTTAAAAACAGCCCTCAAAGAGAATCTACATGTAGATGATGCAAAACTGATAGAAGAGTTTAGCAACTCTGTCGAGTGGCTAAAACTTGATGTTCTACATGTAGAAAAAAATATAGTTGAATTTAAGGCTTATTACAAAGAAAATGAAAAGATTAATGTACTACATGAGAAGAGTAACTTTATTTTCAAAGATGACATGTGGTTATACGTTGATGGTGAACTTTTTAACTCTAAAATTGAACGAAATGAAAGTTGTCCGTGTGGAAGCGGGAAGAAATTTAAAAAGTGTTGTGCTTAG
- the pta gene encoding phosphate acetyltransferase: protein MKIKSLYISAQEKDAGTIFVSMGMMEILKRNIDRVAFFRPIIFKKDKKDNDISLILKRYNIDMDYEDSYGFDIDYVEKMISEHKTNELINQLIQKFKKLEDKYDFVLCEGVRRSFLTTTINYDLNIKIAQNFGSAVINIINAKNSTVLDVYENILIEKENLKSEGCTHFATFINRLDSEKHKNLQLTLKSSDKNCYLLKEVAELDMLTIQDVIEGIGAKSVSMREKDHTRIIRDVKVAALTLDNFLQYLEEDDLVIVPADRSDIILGLFGSLYSNNYPNISGIVFPFNMKAHPNINKLLDGLDGFNIPIMSIDTNTYETARNISKISARIRVTSERKIALVLGMFNANTDIESIERRITSTYSTTMTPVMFEYKLFEMARSNKKRIVLPESKDERILRAAEIIIRRGVADVILLGNEKEVRENYLRLGVDLSGATIIDYMNSKLLDEFTDAFFKQREAKGLSKLAARDAMQHVNYFATMMVHLGYADGMVSGAIHSTGETIRPALQIIKTTPDTSVVSSVFFMCLKTKVLVYGDCAVNQDPDANTLAQIAYSSSKTAEAFGIKPKVAMLSYSTGESGTGADVDKVKEATKILKSLHPEILVEGPIQYDAAIDADVAASKLPNSKVAGKATVFIFPDLNTGNNTYKAVQRSSGAVAIGPILQGLNKPINDLSRGCSVDDIVNTVAITAIQAGQIK, encoded by the coding sequence ATGAAAATAAAATCACTATATATATCAGCACAAGAAAAAGATGCAGGGACTATTTTTGTCTCCATGGGGATGATGGAAATACTAAAAAGGAACATTGACCGCGTTGCTTTTTTTCGCCCCATAATATTTAAAAAAGATAAAAAAGATAATGACATAAGCTTAATATTGAAGCGTTACAACATTGATATGGACTATGAGGACAGCTATGGCTTTGATATAGACTATGTTGAAAAAATGATATCAGAACACAAAACCAATGAGCTTATAAACCAGCTTATACAAAAATTTAAAAAACTTGAAGACAAATATGATTTCGTCCTTTGCGAAGGTGTCCGCCGTTCTTTTTTAACAACAACAATAAACTATGATCTAAATATAAAAATAGCACAAAATTTTGGTTCAGCAGTCATAAATATTATCAACGCAAAAAACAGCACAGTCTTGGATGTATATGAAAATATACTTATAGAAAAAGAAAATCTCAAAAGTGAGGGGTGTACTCATTTCGCAACATTTATAAATAGACTAGATAGTGAAAAGCATAAAAACTTGCAGCTTACTCTTAAAAGCAGTGATAAAAATTGTTATCTTTTAAAAGAGGTGGCAGAACTTGACATGTTGACAATTCAAGATGTAATAGAGGGTATTGGTGCAAAGAGTGTTTCTATGAGGGAGAAGGACCACACAAGAATAATAAGAGATGTTAAGGTTGCGGCACTTACTCTAGATAATTTTCTACAATACCTTGAAGAGGATGATTTAGTAATTGTCCCTGCCGACAGGTCCGATATCATCTTGGGACTATTCGGCTCTCTTTACTCTAATAATTATCCAAACATATCTGGGATAGTCTTTCCATTTAATATGAAAGCCCACCCAAATATCAATAAATTGCTCGATGGGCTAGATGGCTTTAATATTCCGATAATGAGCATTGATACAAATACATATGAAACAGCTAGAAATATTTCTAAAATATCTGCAAGAATTAGAGTGACAAGTGAGAGAAAAATAGCTCTTGTCCTTGGTATGTTTAATGCAAATACAGACATAGAATCAATAGAACGGAGAATTACCAGTACTTACAGTACAACAATGACACCTGTAATGTTTGAGTATAAACTTTTTGAGATGGCACGTTCTAATAAGAAAAGAATTGTTTTACCAGAGAGTAAGGATGAGAGAATATTGCGAGCGGCAGAGATTATTATCCGTCGTGGGGTTGCAGATGTAATACTTCTTGGTAATGAGAAAGAAGTAAGAGAAAACTATTTGAGACTAGGGGTTGATTTAAGTGGTGCTACTATAATTGATTACATGAACTCAAAACTTTTGGATGAGTTTACAGATGCCTTTTTTAAGCAAAGAGAAGCAAAGGGTTTAAGTAAACTTGCGGCTAGAGATGCAATGCAACACGTTAATTATTTTGCAACAATGATGGTTCACCTGGGATATGCAGATGGGATGGTAAGTGGTGCAATCCACTCAACCGGTGAGACAATCAGACCTGCTCTTCAAATTATAAAAACAACACCAGACACCTCTGTGGTCTCTAGTGTCTTTTTTATGTGTCTTAAGACAAAAGTTTTAGTCTACGGAGATTGTGCTGTAAATCAAGATCCGGATGCAAACACTTTGGCACAAATAGCATATTCATCTTCTAAAACGGCAGAAGCCTTTGGAATTAAACCTAAAGTTGCAATGTTGTCATACTCAACAGGCGAGAGTGGAACAGGAGCTGATGTAGATAAGGTAAAAGAGGCAACTAAGATTTTAAAATCTTTACACCCAGAAATTTTAGTTGAGGGTCCTATACAGTATGATGCAGCAATAGATGCTGATGTTGCAGCCAGCAAGCTTCCAAATTCAAAAGTTGCAGGAAAGGCTACGGTTTTTATTTTCCCTGATTTAAATACTGGAAACAACACATACAAGGCTGTTCAGCGCTCAAGCGGTGCTGTGGCAATAGGTCCTATACTTCAGGGTTTGAATAAACCTATTAATGACTTAAGCAGAGGATGCTCAGTTGATGACATTGTAAACACAGTAGCAATTACAGCAATTCAGGCAGGGCAAATAAAGTGA
- a CDS encoding acetate/propionate family kinase: MKIAVINSGSSSIKFQLFDMSEELVLASVLVEKIGEFSSSTTLKHNDKKVVITSVIENHHEGLENIITLLSQNDILKSFSSLDAIGHRVVHGGEEFNKSTLIDEYVMKKIKELIPLAPLHNPANLDGIIISRKKAPFVKQIAVFDTAFHSTMPKEAYMYALDYEMYEKHKIRRYGFHGTSHSYVLKQAARELKKDVDKLNIITLHLGNGASACAIQNGKSIDTSMGFTPLEGLVMGTRSGDIDPAIIIYMQRELGISVDEVDNLLNKKSGLLGICGSNDVRSILDSDSEKSKLALNMMIRRIKKYIGSYMALLGRVDAIVFTGGIGENSQYIRDKVLDNHLADGVKILVIKTDEELEIARECIKVLEK; this comes from the coding sequence GTGAAAATAGCAGTAATAAACTCTGGAAGTTCTTCTATTAAATTTCAGCTCTTTGACATGAGTGAAGAATTAGTTTTAGCAAGTGTTTTGGTTGAAAAAATAGGAGAGTTCAGTTCTTCAACAACATTGAAGCACAATGATAAAAAGGTTGTAATTACCTCAGTTATAGAGAATCATCACGAGGGGTTAGAAAATATTATTACTCTATTGTCCCAAAACGATATACTTAAAAGCTTTTCATCGTTGGATGCAATTGGGCACAGAGTTGTTCATGGCGGTGAAGAGTTTAATAAATCAACTCTTATTGATGAATATGTTATGAAAAAGATAAAAGAACTTATACCGTTAGCTCCACTGCACAACCCTGCAAATTTGGATGGGATTATAATCAGTAGAAAAAAAGCACCGTTTGTTAAGCAGATAGCTGTTTTTGATACAGCATTTCACTCAACTATGCCAAAAGAGGCCTACATGTATGCATTGGATTATGAGATGTATGAAAAACATAAGATAAGGCGATACGGTTTTCATGGAACATCACACTCTTATGTATTAAAACAAGCAGCAAGAGAGTTAAAAAAAGATGTTGATAAGCTAAACATAATAACTCTACATCTTGGAAATGGTGCAAGTGCGTGTGCAATACAAAATGGAAAAAGTATAGATACATCTATGGGATTTACTCCATTAGAAGGTCTTGTTATGGGAACAAGAAGTGGTGATATAGACCCTGCTATTATCATCTATATGCAAAGAGAATTGGGGATTAGTGTTGATGAGGTGGATAATCTTTTAAATAAAAAATCTGGTTTACTTGGTATTTGCGGTAGCAATGATGTAAGAAGCATATTAGATAGTGATAGCGAAAAATCAAAATTAGCACTAAATATGATGATAAGAAGAATTAAAAAATATATTGGCTCGTATATGGCTCTTTTGGGTAGAGTAGATGCTATAGTTTTCACAGGCGGTATAGGTGAAAATTCTCAGTACATAAGAGATAAAGTTTTAGACAACCATTTAGCAGATGGAGTTAAAATATTAGTAATAAAAACTGATGAAGAGTTAGAAATAGCTCGTGAATGTATAAAGGTTTTAGAAAAATAG
- a CDS encoding cold-shock protein, translating into MAELLDGSVKWFNEEKGYGFIQQDNGGSDIFVHFRQVNRTGQGRVSLAEGQKVTYEVGEGQKGPQAENVTPL; encoded by the coding sequence ATGGCAGAATTGCTAGACGGATCAGTTAAATGGTTCAACGAAGAAAAAGGTTATGGTTTTATTCAACAAGACAATGGTGGGAGTGATATTTTTGTTCACTTTCGTCAAGTAAACAGAACAGGTCAAGGACGTGTGTCTCTTGCTGAAGGTCAAAAGGTAACTTATGAAGTTGGCGAAGGTCAAAAAGGTCCTCAAGCCGAGAACGTAACACCTCTATAG
- a CDS encoding putative metalloprotease CJM1_0395 family protein, with protein sequence MEIGLNTLYNIGSNYSIKLNKDEILVYEDDPLRKNKTTDEKKQENTSQKKELEKSKSSKELSQDEKRLVGDLQARDMEVRSHEAAHQSGGAATGGASYTYQQGPDGKMYAIGGEVSVSMRGGSTPDESIRNAMAVIASAMAPSDPSSQDFAVASSARVMMMKAQQQKSKEIQNELLGKETYKSEAEKNNNEKEEPSRIDVPA encoded by the coding sequence ATGGAAATAGGTTTAAATACTTTATACAATATTGGCTCAAACTACTCTATTAAGCTTAATAAAGATGAAATATTGGTTTATGAAGATGACCCGCTTAGAAAAAATAAAACTACAGACGAAAAAAAACAAGAGAACACCTCCCAAAAAAAAGAATTAGAAAAGTCTAAATCAAGCAAAGAGCTCAGTCAAGATGAGAAGAGACTTGTCGGAGACCTGCAAGCACGAGATATGGAAGTTCGTTCGCATGAAGCGGCACATCAATCTGGAGGTGCAGCAACCGGTGGTGCTTCTTACACTTATCAGCAAGGTCCTGATGGCAAAATGTATGCCATAGGTGGAGAAGTTAGCGTCTCTATGCGCGGAGGCTCAACTCCTGATGAATCTATACGCAATGCTATGGCGGTTATAGCATCAGCTATGGCTCCTTCAGATCCAAGTAGTCAAGACTTTGCTGTTGCTTCGAGTGCCAGAGTAATGATGATGAAAGCTCAGCAACAAAAATCAAAAGAAATTCAAAACGAGTTGTTAGGTAAAGAGACTTACAAAAGTGAGGCAGAGAAGAACAACAACGAAAAAGAAGAGCCGAGCAGGATTGATGTTCCCGCCTAA
- a CDS encoding RNA-binding S4 domain-containing protein has product MKYELKDDYIELFKLLKVLDLVDSGAQAKMLVGDGHVKRNGEVELRKRAKIIKGDIIEVADVTIEVC; this is encoded by the coding sequence ATGAAGTATGAGTTAAAAGATGATTACATAGAGCTTTTTAAGCTCTTAAAGGTTTTAGATTTAGTTGATAGCGGAGCACAAGCTAAGATGCTCGTTGGCGATGGACATGTAAAGAGAAATGGTGAAGTTGAGCTTAGAAAAAGAGCTAAAATAATTAAGGGTGATATTATCGAGGTTGCTGACGTAACTATTGAAGTATGTTAA
- a CDS encoding tyrosine-type recombinase/integrase, with product MMGFRKLKGKKYNSIYEYFKDSDKDKRTIAYYIQYRDIDNNPKKIKCDARNKDEALKILNDKKAEIAKDRIAIQKDASLLHQKVMNNNLTLEDVAKLYFPTKTAKTVDMISSGFYSHINPTLGSLKISKIKTDDIKKLSEELKKKPAKRGAQSKAKSDASPLNPRTVKKQISNLRALFNWAIKEGYVDKNPVVIKDIIKVDNNEPGRVMSDDELEKLWNLDEFILKPRLLLFLKACYHTGARPSAVMDIRVKHINFDKGIVHIKAMKQGKPYEARVSKELLDVLKSWISEHELVHDNFIFYPLQLYKKATTDKERIAIKNRSTRYQGYAELLRKIFDIHFNQNIGPYDLAYRVTVYTMRRTAATNVYKRLGIVHAKRFLNHTEIDTTMKYLNIDDDMELVDYGL from the coding sequence ATGATGGGTTTTAGAAAGTTAAAAGGCAAAAAATACAATAGTATCTATGAGTATTTTAAAGACTCCGATAAAGATAAAAGAACTATTGCCTATTACATTCAATACAGAGATATTGACAACAATCCAAAAAAAATCAAATGTGATGCAAGAAACAAAGATGAAGCTCTAAAAATCTTAAATGATAAAAAAGCTGAGATTGCAAAAGATAGAATAGCAATACAGAAAGATGCTTCATTATTACATCAAAAAGTCATGAACAATAATCTGACATTAGAGGATGTTGCAAAACTTTACTTTCCAACAAAGACAGCTAAAACGGTAGATATGATTAGTTCGGGTTTTTATAGCCATATTAATCCAACATTGGGAAGTTTGAAAATATCAAAAATTAAAACAGATGATATAAAAAAGCTTAGCGAAGAGCTTAAAAAGAAGCCAGCTAAAAGAGGTGCTCAATCTAAAGCCAAGAGTGATGCCTCACCACTTAATCCACGAACAGTAAAAAAACAAATTAGTAATCTAAGAGCTTTGTTTAATTGGGCAATAAAAGAGGGCTATGTTGATAAAAATCCTGTTGTTATCAAAGATATTATTAAAGTAGATAACAATGAGCCTGGACGAGTTATGTCTGATGATGAACTTGAGAAACTATGGAATTTGGATGAATTTATACTCAAGCCAAGATTGCTACTTTTCTTAAAAGCGTGTTATCACACAGGAGCAAGACCTTCAGCAGTTATGGATATACGAGTAAAACATATAAACTTTGATAAAGGCATAGTACATATTAAAGCAATGAAGCAAGGGAAACCGTATGAAGCTAGAGTAAGTAAAGAGTTGTTGGATGTACTTAAAAGCTGGATTAGTGAGCATGAACTTGTTCATGATAACTTTATTTTTTATCCTTTACAGTTGTATAAAAAAGCAACTACTGATAAAGAGAGAATAGCTATAAAAAACCGTTCAACGAGATATCAGGGGTATGCTGAACTGTTAAGAAAAATATTTGACATACATTTCAATCAAAATATAGGTCCTTATGATCTTGCATATAGAGTGACAGTTTACACAATGCGTAGAACTGCTGCAACTAATGTGTACAAAAGATTAGGGATTGTACACGCAAAACGATTTTTAAACCACACAGAGATTGATACAACAATGAAATATTTGAATATAGATGATGATATGGAATTGGTGGATTATGGATTATAA